One window from the genome of Hippoglossus hippoglossus isolate fHipHip1 chromosome 10, fHipHip1.pri, whole genome shotgun sequence encodes:
- the il12ba gene encoding interleukin 12Ba: MKFFTCSIIMSVFLKVSSRNPLDVWTLLPNILVVEVNGSPGQQPLSCLGSPQEGSRKDNKSQDIIWKKNGVVEEQRGNSYLVQLEESLGGGNYTCHREDGSLVNHTVVLIQEEETERGTILVKNDQGNYLKCLAQNYNGEFHCSWTWHTSCVGKVEFIKVWRISDDSDNQCSLDTSTQRWTCSSGQRNFSCSVDEHGHGISCRDDQHCPYAEESQRIYVAVYVRTQHFLVEIYSQRFYLAEIVKPDMVRISKVNTTMIEWSYPSSWSSPYSYFPLTFQIAQLRRGCKWCDKPCTESKHAKTLTVQSTDICRFKVKHRAQAVCVRAKDALCNSQWSEWSHLRLRRKKQNKRRQNGE; the protein is encoded by the exons ATGAAGTTCTTCACTTGCAGCATCATCATGTCTGTATTTCTTAAAGTCTCCAGCCGAAATCCTCTGGACGTTTGGACTCTGCTCCCCAACA TTCTGGTTGTGGAGGTGAACGGCTCTCCGGGCCAGCAGCCCCTGAGCTGCTTGGGCTCGCCACAGGAGGGGTCGAGGAAAGACAACAAGAGTCAGGACATTATTTGGAAGAAGAACGGAGTAGTGGAAGAACAGAGAGGAAACTCGTACTTGGTGCAGCTGGAGGAAAGTTTAGGAGGGGGCAACTACACCTGCCACAGAGAGGACGGATCACTGGTCAATCACACGGTGGTTCTGATCCAGGAGGAGGAAACCGAGAGGGGGACGATTCTTGTAAAAAATGATCAAG GAAATTACTTGAAGTGCTTGGCTCAAAATTACAACGGAGAGTTTCACTGCTCTTGGACCTGGCACACAAGTTGTGTCGGCAAAGTAGAATTTATCAAAGTTTGGCG CATTTCTGACGACAGTGACAACCAGTGTTCTTTGGACACCAGTACCCAGCGCTGGACGTGCTCCTCAGGTCAGAGGAACTTCAGCTGCTCAGTCGATGAACATGGACACGGGATCTCCTGCCGGGACGACCAGCACTGCCCCTACGCTGAGGAGAGCCAGCGGATCTACGTCGCTGTGTACGTGAGGACCCAGCACTTCCTGGTGGAGATCTACTCTCAACGGTTTTACCTGGCAGAGATAG TGAAACCTGACATGGTGAGGATCAGTAAAGTCAACACTACGATGATAGAGTGGAGTTACCCGAGCTCCTGGAGCAGTCCCTACTCCTACTTCCCTCTCACGTTCCAGATAGCACAGCTCAGGCGGGGATGCAAATGGTGTGACAAACCCTGCACTGAGTCAAAACATGCAAAA ACACTGACAGTCCAATCCACAGACATTTGCCGATTTAAAGTCAAGCACCGGGCCCAGGCTGTGTGTGTCCGAGCAAAGGATGCTCTCTGTAACTCCCAGTGGAGCGAGTGGAGCCACCTCAG AttgaggagaaagaaacagaacaaacgTCGGCAAAACGGTGAATAA